A single Xiphias gladius isolate SHS-SW01 ecotype Sanya breed wild chromosome 22, ASM1685928v1, whole genome shotgun sequence DNA region contains:
- the fam110d gene encoding protein FAM110B — MKPLTPIGSPSPLRLLNKGPDYLRRQIDGGGHGRSISAVERLEADKAKYVKSQQVINTKQEPVLVPCATPPPQPRRAVTIPGSLTPHLPPRRSSNTPFSTLSGSFTSRDENENDDSRKENRQTSDDIEAHNRSNVSNVMPQSPRTPAINTLVAPHSAPVLRRSTGKRMLRPDSLVIYRQKKECKSPSGAAVGENNNMEVKGYSFVRRLFQGSMREKSSGGEGRIQKMVIGEEKAPSRDGDSRMSWTNDKDTMDGGPGSRRSSKTDQERSPGSIPSPEFSCTLERTKNGFTNGTTDGLNSGITNGNHSSNHDDENDPWKRASPPPAPRRQFGELRRSKSDLRLCCSIALSEQEHFFDFCGLDMDMIERLGRENFLSGASSIDTLSLALRSVGGDGCGASEPSEFSRHSGDGLFQEELAEQLPTGVSIIERNARVIKWLYGCKNAAREGPKESTV, encoded by the coding sequence ATGAAGCCCCTAACACCAATTGGATCCCCCTCTCCTCTGAGGCTCCTCAACAAGGGTCCAGACTACCTGCGCAGGCAGATAGATGGTGGTGGCCATGGTCGCTCAATCAGTGCAGTGGAGAGGCTGGAGGCGGACAAAGCCAAATATGTTAAGAGCCAGCAGGTGATCAACACCAAGCAGGAGCCTGTACTGGTGCCCTGTGCCACCCCACCACCGCAGCCCCGGCGAGCTGTTACCATCCCTGGTAGCCTGACCCCTCATCTTCCCCCGCGTCGTTCATCCAACACCCCCTTCTCTACACTCTCTGGCTCCTTCACTTCGcgagatgaaaatgaaaatgatgactCCAGAAAGGAGAACAGACAGACTTCTGATGATATTGAGGCGCATAACAGGAGCAATGTGAGCAATGTAATGCCTCAAAGCCCCAGGACACCTGCTATTAACACCTTAGTAGCGCCGCACAGTGCTCCTGTACTCAGAAGAAGCACAGGCAAACGCATGCTAAGGCCAGACTCCCTCGTCATCTACCGGCAAAAGAAAGAGTGCAAAAGCCCCAGTGGTGCTGCAGTGGGAGAGAACAATAACATGGAAGTTAAGGGATACAGTTTTGTCCGCCGCCTCTTTCAGGGCTCCATGAGAGAGAAGAGTAGCGGAGGGGAAGGCAGAATTCAGAAGATGGTGATTGGTGAAGAAAAAGCACCATCGCGGGATGGAGACTCCCGTATGTCTTGGACCAATGACAAGGACACTATGGATGGTGGACCAGGGAGCAGGAGGTCCAGTAAAACTGACCAAGAACGTAGCCCGGGGTCTATCCCTAGTCCTGAGTTTAGCTGCACGCTTGAACGGACTAAGAATGGATTTACAAATGGTACCACTGATGGGCTTAACAGTGGTATCACCAATGGGAACCACTCAAGCAACCATGATGATGAGAATGACCCATGGAAGAGGGcgtcaccaccaccagcacccaGGAGGCAGTTTGGGGAGTTGCGTCGCTCTAAGTCAGACCTGCGTCTGTGCTGCTCTATCGCATTATCAGAGCAGGAGCATTTCTTTGACTTCTGTGGGCTGGATATGGACATGATAGAGCGTCTGGGTCGGGAGAATTTCCTTTCTGGGGCCAGCTCCATAGACACACTTTCACTAGCCCTCCGCAGTGTGGGCGGGGACGGCTGCGGTGCCTCAGAGCCCAGCGAGTTCTCCCGACACTCAGGAGACGGCCTGTTTCAGGAGGAGCTGGCTGAGCAGCTTCCCACTGGGGTGTCAATCATTGAGAGAAACGCTCGCGTCATAAAGTGGCTTTATGGGTGTAAGAATGCTGCTCGAGAGGGACCCAAAGAGTCTACTGTTTAA